A single Mercenaria mercenaria strain notata chromosome 9, MADL_Memer_1, whole genome shotgun sequence DNA region contains:
- the LOC128559358 gene encoding peroxidase-like produces the protein MLVIRLLLLFCPLVTWFAHAQMMGRSCAGKNMMEIRAIIMQAITNARDSLARQKQLNEFFSKIGHDEAMNTVPYTPKTYHQHYAAFSHLNLPASVQVDSGFIVQHATKEITQTLGVSPEELYQCPGVQEIWHELISPFCIRRDAICDVTAKYRTIDGSCNNLQNPLWGRSNRPHLRFLKPKYMDDIGLPRQTSVAGGMLPSARTVSNVVHHQDPCCPLNERDLSLYVMQWGQMIDHDVTDTAIARGANNSTIICCNLPQKLLMQRSECFPIDIKPNDARFEESCMNFVRSVAGHSDNCDIGRRNQLNQATSYLDASFLYGHNDEDANIIRSFRNGKLGFIVTNVK, from the exons ATGTTAGTAATACGACTGCTGTTGCTTTTCTGTCCTCTGGTGACATGGTTTGCACATGCGCAAATGATGGGCAGATCCTGTGCGGGAAAGAACATGATGGAGATTAGAGCCATTATTATGCAGGCAATAACTAATGCCAGAGATTCTCTCGCCCGCCAAAAACAGCTGAATGAGTTCTTTAGTAAAATAG GTCACGATGAGGCTATGAACACAGTACCATACACGCCGAAAACGTACCATCAACATTATGCCGCTTTCTCACATCTCAACTTGCCGGCATCTGTGCAAGTAGACAGTGGTTTCATTGTTCAGCACGCAACGAAGGAAATTACTCAAAC TCTCGGTGTTAGCCCTGAGGAATTGTACCAGTGTCCTGGTGTACAGGAAATCTGGCACGAACTTATTTCACCATTCTGTATTCGTCGTGACGCAATCTGTGACGTCACTGCTAAATATAGAACTATTGACGGATCATGCAATAACCTTCAGAATCCTCTTTGGGGACGTTCTAACAGACCCCATCTGCGCTTTTTGAAACCTAAATATATGGATG ATATAGGTTTACCACGTCAAACAAGTGTTGCCGGCGGAATGTTACCTAGTGCAAGGACTGTCAGTAATGTTGTACATCACCAAGACCCTTGCTGTCCCCTGAATGAAAGAGATCTCAGCCTATATGTGATGCAATGGGGACAGATGATTGACCATGACGTTACAGACACAGCTATTGCACGAGGAGCTAACAATTCTACAATAATCTGCTGTAACCTGCCTCAAAAACTTCTTATGCAACG ATCTGAATGTTTCCCGATTGATATAAAGCCTAATGATGCGAGATTTGAAGAATCGTGTATGAACTTTGTCCGGTCTGTCGCTGGACATAGCGATAATTGTGACATAG GTCGGCGAAACCAGCTTAACCAAGCGACTTCGTATCTCGATGCCTCGTTCCTTTATGGACACAATGATGAAGATGCAAACATAATCCGGTCGTTCCGAAATGGCAAGTTGGGATTTATTGTAACTAATGtaaagtaa